From the genome of Triticum aestivum cultivar Chinese Spring chromosome 3B, IWGSC CS RefSeq v2.1, whole genome shotgun sequence, one region includes:
- the LOC123069775 gene encoding ubiquitin-like-specific protease ESD4 isoform X1: MGALTDSRKRVSADHRLLPSFPSSAPSPSKKPKLAPLLPTAPPPPLPSSSHIPSSTSSAAPGPNSSTAFASTTSSSSFSSLPHSRHRRLPPPPPVQRSIHAPLRRIRAFRLGNTHSNSDPSSYSPSPPPQPLGLDQYVDLVNSVTHPPPLTPPAYVPRGAKATVEVVAVDDLGDIKQDEEERDEEDEVKGEVVVRKVPLYKDLYEASSRQRDHRLRILEFEVRLAEKGRLGLEGLKEARPQITPNKKVVPEPFVPLTDKDEDSVRRALGGKNRREILSEHKASNIVITREILQCLNDKHWLNDEVINLYLELLKERELREPSKFIKCHFFNTFFYKKLINGGYDYKAVRRWTMKRKLGYNLIDCDKIFVPIHKEVHWCLAIINIRDKKFQYLDSLGSMDMKALKIIARYLVDEVKDKNGKQIDVLSWKHEGVQNLPLQENGWDCGMFMLKYIDFHSRDMGLTFGQKHMPYFRQRTAKEILNLRAG, translated from the exons ATGGGTGCTCTCACCGACAGCCGCAAGCGCGTCTCCGCCGACCACcgcctccttccctccttcccttcctccgcTCCATCTCCCTCCAAGAAACCCAAGCTCGCACCCCTTCTCCCCACCGCCCCTCCCCCGCCTCTCCCCTCGTCTTCTCACATCCCCTCGTCGACTTCCTCGGCTGCGCCGGGGCCCAATTCCTCAACCGCcttcgcctccaccacctcctcctcctcattttcctcGTTGCCccatagccgccaccgccgccttcccCCGCCACCGCCGGTCCAGCGCTCCATCCATGCCCCCCTGCGACGCATCCGTGCCTTCCGCCTCGGAAATACCCACTCCAACTCCGATCCATCTTCGTATTCTCCGTCCCCGCCACCACAACCTCTAGGCCTCGACCAGTACGTCGACCTCGTCAATAGTGTCACGCACCCCCCGCCGCTTACTCCCCCCGCTTATGTGCCGAGAGGGGCGAAAGCTACCGTCGAGGTGGTCGCCGTCGATGACCTGGGAGATATAAAGCAGGACGAAGAGGAGCGAGATGAGGAGGACGAGGTGAAGGGTGAGGTGGTAGTGAGGAAGGTGCCTCTGTACAAGGATCTGTATGAGGCGTCCAGCCGGCAGCGGGACCATAGGCTCAGGATACTTGAGTTTGAGGTGCGTCTTGCCGAGAAGGGCCGACTTGGACTTGAGGGGCTCAAGGAGGCCCGGCCGCAAATCACGCCCAACAAAAAG GTGGTGCCGGAACCTTTTGTTCCTCTAACGGACAAGGATGAGGACAGTGTTCGTCGTGCTCTTGGTGGGAAGAATAG ACGTGAGATTCTATCGGAGCATAAAGCTTCAAACATTGTCATAACAAGAGAGATCTTGCAGTGCTTGAATGATAAACACTGGCTAAATGATGAG GTCATAAATTTGTATCTTGAGCTTCTGAAGGAGCGGGAACTGAGAGAGCCTAGCAAATTTATAAAATGCCACTTCTTCAACACCTTTTTCTACAAGAAG CTGATTAATGGTGGGTATGATTATAAAGCCGTAAGGAGATGGACAATGAAAAGGAAGTTAGGGTACAACCTAATTGACTGTGATAAG ATTTTCGTTCCTATTCACAAGGAAGTGCATTGGTGTTTAGCTATCATCAACATAAGGGACAAAAAGTTTCAGTATCTGGATTCACTTGGCAGCATGGACATGAAGGCCCTGAAAATCATA GCCAGATATCTTGTAGATGAGGTAAAAGACAAGAATGGCAAACAGATTGATGTTCTTTCATGGAAGCACGAAGGAGTCCAAAACCTTCCTCTGCAGGAGAATGG ATGGGATTGTGGCATGTTCATGCTCAAATACATTGACTTCCACAGCAGAGATATGGGCCTTACTTTTGGGCAG AAACACATGCCTTATTTTCGTCAGAGGACTGCCAAGGAAATATTGAATTTGAGGGCTGGATAA
- the LOC123069775 gene encoding ubiquitin-like-specific protease ESD4 isoform X2, translating into MGALTDSRKRVSADHRLLPSFPSSAPSPSKKPKLAPLLPTAPPPPLPSSSHIPSSTSSAAPGPNSSTAFASTTSSSSFSSLPHSRHRRLPPPPPVQRSIHAPLRRIRAFRLGNTHSNSDPSSYSPSPPPQPLGLDQYVDLVNSVTHPPPLTPPAYVPRGAKATVEVVAVDDLGDIKQDEEERDEEDEVKGEVVVRKVPLYKDLYEASSRQRDHRLRILEFEVRLAEKGRLGLEGLKEARPQITPNKKVVPEPFVPLTDKDEDSVRRALGGKNRREILSEHKASNIVITREILQCLNDKHWLNDEVINLYLELLKERELREPSKFIKCHFFNTFFYKKLINGGYDYKAVRRWTMKRKLGYNLIDCDKIFVPIHKEVHWCLAIINIRDKKFQYLDSLGSMDMKALKIIARYLVDEVKDKNGKQIDVLSWKHEGVQNLPLQENGWDCGMFMLKYIDFHSRDMGLTFGQKHMPYFRQRTAKEILNLRAG; encoded by the exons ATGGGTGCTCTCACCGACAGCCGCAAGCGCGTCTCCGCCGACCACcgcctccttccctccttcccttcctccgcTCCATCTCCCTCCAAGAAACCCAAGCTCGCACCCCTTCTCCCCACCGCCCCTCCCCCGCCTCTCCCCTCGTCTTCTCACATCCCCTCGTCGACTTCCTCGGCTGCGCCGGGGCCCAATTCCTCAACCGCcttcgcctccaccacctcctcctcctcattttcctcGTTGCCccatagccgccaccgccgccttcccCCGCCACCGCCGGTCCAGCGCTCCATCCATGCCCCCCTGCGACGCATCCGTGCCTTCCGCCTCGGAAATACCCACTCCAACTCCGATCCATCTTCGTATTCTCCGTCCCCGCCACCACAACCTCTAGGCCTCGACCAGTACGTCGACCTCGTCAATAGTGTCACGCACCCCCCGCCGCTTACTCCCCCCGCTTATGTGCCGAGAGGGGCGAAAGCTACCGTCGAGGTGGTCGCCGTCGATGACCTGGGAGATATAAAGCAGGACGAAGAGGAGCGAGATGAGGAGGACGAGGTGAAGGGTGAGGTGGTAGTGAGGAAGGTGCCTCTGTACAAGGATCTGTATGAGGCGTCCAGCCGGCAGCGGGACCATAGGCTCAGGATACTTGAGTTTGAGGTGCGTCTTGCCGAGAAGGGCCGACTTGGACTTGAGGGGCTCAAGGAGGCCCGGCCGCAAATCACGCCCAACAAAAAG GTGGTGCCGGAACCTTTTGTTCCTCTAACGGACAAGGATGAGGACAGTGTTCGTCGTGCTCTTGGTGGGAAGAATAG ACGTGAGATTCTATCGGAGCATAAAGCTTCAAACATTGTCATAACAAGAGAGATCTTGCAGTGCTTGAATGATAAACACTGGCTAAATGATGAG GTCATAAATTTGTATCTTGAGCTTCTGAAGGAGCGGGAACTGAGAGAGCCTAGCAAATTTATAAAATGCCACTTCTTCAACACCTTTTTCTACAAGAAG CTGATTAATGGTGGGTATGATTATAAAGCCGTAAGGAGATGGACAATGAAAAGGAAGTTAGGGTACAACCTAATTGACTGTGATAAG ATTTTCGTTCCTATTCACAAGGAAGTGCATTGGTGTTTAGCTATCATCAACATAAGGGACAAAAAGTTTCAGTATCTGGATTCACTTGGCAGCATGGACATGAAGGCCCTGAAAATCATA GCCAGATATCTTGTAGATGAGGTAAAAGACAAGAATGGCAAACAGATTGATGTTCTTTCATGGAAGCACGAAGGAGTCCAAAACCTTCCTCTGCAGGAGAATGG ATGGGATTGTGGCATGTTCATGCTCAAATACATTGACTTCCACAGCAGAGATATGGGCCTTACTTTTGGGCAG